A part of Miscanthus floridulus cultivar M001 chromosome 6, ASM1932011v1, whole genome shotgun sequence genomic DNA contains:
- the LOC136460788 gene encoding uncharacterized protein, protein MAIPNYTYLKLKMPGLGRVNTIDTSFQCAYECKVECCDHATAIIASKELTTIRKEVTDEVAYLERSAGSFKLVEGTKEVLIDPSSPKGKVVRIGTTLSSK, encoded by the coding sequence atggccatccccaactacacctacctaaagttgaagatgccaggcctAGGCAGGGTCAacaccatcgacacctccttccagtgtgcctacgagtgcaaggtcgagtgctgcgatcatgccacggcaatcatcgcctccaaagagctcacgaccattaggaaggaggtcaccgaCGAAGTAGCCTACCTCGAGCGGTCGGCTGGGTCTTTCAAGCTAGTGGAGGGcaccaaagaggtcctcatagaccctagcagccCTAAGggtaaagtggtgcgcattggcaccacgctttcctccaaatag
- the LOC136458542 gene encoding cytochrome P450 CYP72A616-like, giving the protein MVLEASFAAAASVPWIILLGGLTSLVLLWQAGRLLHQLWWHPRRLERALRAQGIHGTSYQFPAGDLKEYGRLAKEAWSKPLPLRCHDIAQRVTPFVHQLVQEHGKTSMSWFGPSPKVTIVDPELAKDVLSNKFGHFQKLKFPALSKMLGDGVASHEGEKWVKHRRILTPAFHLEKLKRMLPAFSACCEELVSRWAESLGSDGSCELDVWPELQNLTGDVISRTAFSSSYHEGRRIFQLQAEQASLVMTNIRKIMIPGYMSLPTANNRKMRRNNKEVESILRDIIGKRIQAMKQGESTKDDLLGLLLETNMKDTDGDNSQSTGMGMTIQDVIEECKVFYFAGMETTSVLLTWTMVVLSMHPEWQDRAREEVLGLFGKDKPEYEGLSRLKIVTMVLYEVLRLYPPAISFVRKTYKEMEIGGITYPAGVILELPVLFIHHDPDIWGSEVHEFRPDRFAEGISKASKDPGAFLPFGWGPRICIGQNFALLEAKMALCMILQRFEFGLAPSYTHAPHTVITMHPMHGAQLKLRAI; this is encoded by the exons ATGGTTCTTGAAGCGTCGTTTGCCGCTGCAGCCTCAGTGCCATGGATCATCCTGCTCGGTGGTCTCACAAGCCTGGTGCTCCTGTGGCAGGCCGGGCGGCTCCTGCACCAGCTGTGGTGGCACCCTCGGCGTCTGGAGCGCGCGCTGCGTGCACAGGGCATCCACGGCACGTCGTACCAATTCCCCGCCGGCGACCTCAAGGAATACGGCCGACTGGCCAAGGAGGCCTGGTCTAAGCCCCTGCCGCTGCGTTGCCACGACATCGCACAACGGGTCACGCCGTTTGTGCATCAGCTTGTCCAGGAGCACGGGAAGACGAGCATGTCTTGGTTTGGCCCCAGCCCCAAGGTGACCATCGTCGATCCTGAGCTGGCCAAGGACGTGCTGTCCAACAAGTTCGGCCACTTCCAGAAGCTCAAGTTCCCGGCGCTGTCCAAGATGCTGGGCGACGGCGTGGCCAGCCACGAGGGTGAGAAGTGGGTCAAACACAGGAGGATCCTCACTCCTGCTTTCCATCTTGAGAAGCTCAAG CGCATGCTGCCAGCGTTCTCTGCGTGCTGCGAAGAGCTGGTAAGCAGATGGGCGGAGTCCCTCGGCTCTGACGGTTCGTGCGAGCTGGATGTTTGGCCTGAGCTGCAGAACCTCACTGGAGACGTCATTTCTCGCACTGCGTTCAGCAGCAGCTACCATGAAGGAAGAAGGATTTTCCAGCTACAAGCGGAGCAAGCTTCGCTTGTCATGACGAACATTCGAAAGATTATGATTCCTGGTTACAT GTCCTTGCCTACGGCAAACAACAGAAAGATGCGCAGAAACAACAAAGAGGTTGAATCAATTCTGCGAGATATAATTGGGAAAAGAATTCAAGCAATGAAACAAGGCGAGAGCACCAAAGATGACTTACTGGGTCTATTGCTGGAGACAAACATGAaagacacagacggggataataGCCAATCCACCGGCATGGGGATGACGATCCAAGATGTCATCGAGGAGTGCAAGGTATTCTATTTCGCAGGAATGGAGACCACGTCAGTGCTGCTCACATGGACAATGGTTGTACTCAGCATGCACCCAGAGTGGCAGGACCGTGCGAGGGAGGAAGTCCTTGGCCTGTTTGGTAAAGACAAGCCCGAGTACGAAGGCCTAAGCCGCCTCAAAATC GTGACTATGGTCCTTTATGAGGTTCTCCGGCTGTACCCGCCGGCCATTTCTTTCGTCCGGAAAACATACAAGGAGATGGAGATCGGCGGCATCACCTACCCCGCTGGCGTGATCTTGGAGCTGCCCGTGCTCTTCATCCACCATGACCCAGATATCTGGGGAAGCGAAGTGCACGAGTTCCGGCCCGACAGATTCGCCGAGGGGATCTCCAAGGCCTCCAAGGACCCGGGCGCGTTCCTCCCGTTCGGCTGGGGGCCGCGCATCTGCATCGGCCAGAACTTCGCGCTGCTAGAGGCCAAGATGGCGCTGTGCATGATCCTTCAGCGGTTTGAGTTTGGGCTCGCGCCGTCGTATACTCATGCGCCGCATACAGTGATAACAATGCATCCTATGCATGGTGCGCAGCTTAAGCTCAGAGCAATATGA